The following proteins come from a genomic window of Panulirus ornatus isolate Po-2019 chromosome 21, ASM3632096v1, whole genome shotgun sequence:
- the LOC139756231 gene encoding uncharacterized protein produces MEVRLEIIQKPEVGDKFCSICCQKSVVCGILPDDKIPRLESGDIPDIFIGSNDLLSRKTVGYEAELLLGKMASEKGITVDGEKEFYYQRLKHLAGPKCNVRGFDGATEDITGQPTAGLA; encoded by the exons ATGGAGGTCAGGTTGGAGATCATACAGAAACCCGAGGTGGGAGATAAGTTTTGCAGCATTTGTTGTCAGAAGAGCGTCGTCTGTGGCATTCTGCCCGATGATAAAATTCCCAGATTGGAGAGCGGAGACATACCCGACATTTTCATAGGCTCAAATGACCTCCTCAGCCGTAAAACGGTCGGCTATGAAGCCGAACTACTATTGGGAAAGATGGCCTCTGAGAAAGGTATCACGGTCGACGGGGAAAAAGAGT TCTACTACCAAAGGCTTAAACACTTGGCTGGACCAAAATGCAACGTTCGTGGCTTTGACGGTGCCACGGAGGACATTACGGGTCAGCCAACGGCCGGGTTAGCATAG
- the LOC139756232 gene encoding uncharacterized protein — MEVRLEIIQKPEVGDKFCSICCQKSVVCGILPDDKIPRLESGDIPDIFIGSNDLLSRKTVGYEAELLLGKMASEKGITVDGEKEFYYQRLKHLAGPKCNVRGFDGATEDITGQPTAGLA; from the exons ATGGAGGTCAGGTTGGAGATCATACAGAAACCCGAGGTGGGAGATAAGTTTTGCAGCATTTGTTGTCAGAAGAGCGTCGTCTGTGGCATTCTGCCCGATGATAAGATTCCCAGATTGGAGAGCGGAGACATACCCGACATTTTCATAGGCTCAAATGACCTCCTCAGCCGTAAAACGGTCGGCTATGAAGCCGAACTACTATTGGGAAAGATGGCCTCTGAGAAAGGTATCACGGTCGACGGGGAAAAAGAGT TCTACTACCAAAGGCTTAAACACTTGGCTGGACCAAAATGCAACGTTCGTGGCTTTGACGGTGCCACGGAGGACATTACGGGTCAGCCAACGGCCGGGTTAGCATAG